In one window of Macrotis lagotis isolate mMagLag1 chromosome 5, bilby.v1.9.chrom.fasta, whole genome shotgun sequence DNA:
- the MINDY1 gene encoding ubiquitin carboxyl-terminal hydrolase MINDY-1 isoform X2 has protein sequence MEHPQPGQTSSDEIRTPVTATLENKEVLSGSELDSKDEDSQDTKGAAEGQESRDQISLLAQDEGNLESPPPEDGSPAPGTKASPKEVKIESSAQELPQSPSNHQNEPDFYCVKWITWKGERTPIITQSTNGPCPLLAIMNILFLQWKVKLAPQKEVITSDELMAHLGDCLLSIKPQEKSEALQLNFQQSPEAVSAVGKLSYNQLVEKIITCKHSNDTNLVTEGLIAEQFLEVTAAQLTYHGLCELTAAAKEGELSVFFRNNHFSTMIKHKSHLYLLVTDQGFLQEEQVVWESLHNVDGDSCFCDSDFHLSQALGKEAGAVSGTHCQETQRQVDQDYMIALSLQQQQQQSTLGLSDLELARQLQQEEYQQQQAQPMPPRAPSPQERGASSTRPTGERRQRPKQESDCVLL, from the exons ATGGAGCATCCTCAACCTGGTCAGACATCCTCTGATGAGATCAGGACTCCAGTAACAGCTACCCTTGAAAATAAGGAAGTCCTATCAGGGTCAGAATTGGACTCCAAAGACGAAGATTCTCAAGATACTAAGGGTGCAGCTGAAGGGCAGGAATCCAGAGATCAAATCTCACTGCTTGCCCAGGATGAGGGTAACCTGGAATCACCACCTCCAGAAGATGGTTCACCAGCCCCAGGAACCAAGGCTTCACCAAAAGAAGTGAAGATAGAGTCTAGCGCACAGGAGCTTCCCCAATCTCCTTCAAACCATCAGAATGAACCTGACTTTTATTGTGTGAAGTGGATCACCTGGAAGGGGGAGCGGACACCCATTATCACTCAGAGCACCAATGGACCTTGTCCACTGCTTGCCATCATGAATATCCTTTTTCTTCAGTGGAAG GTGAAGCTGGCCCCTCAAAAGGAAGTGATTACTTCAGATGAACTAATGGCACACCTTG GAGACTGCCTACTATCTATCAAGCCACAAGAGAAGTCAGAAGCATTGCAGCTAAACTTTCAACAG AGCCCTGAGGCCGTGAGTGCAGTTGGCAAACTGAGCTACAATCAGTTGGTAGAGAAGATCATCACCTGTAAACACTCAAATGATACCAATCTAGTGACAGAAG GCCTAATCGCAGAGCAATTTCTGGAAGTGACAGCAGCACAGTTGACATACCATGGACTTTGTGAGCTAACAGCCGCTGCCAAAGAAGGAGAACTCAGTGTCTTTTTTCGAAACAATCACTTTAGCACTATGATCAAGCATAAG AGTCATCTCTACCTTTTGGTCACTGATCAGGGCTTTCTGCAGGAGGAACAGGTGGTTTGGGAGAGCCTGCACAATGTGGATGGAGATAGCTGCTTCTGTGATTCTGACTTCCACCTAAGCCAGGCTCTGGGCAAGGAGGCTGGGGCAGTGAGTGGGACTCACTGTCAGGAGACGCAACGCCAAGTGGATCAG gacTATATGATTGCCCTATCTCtccaacaacaacagcaacaaagcaCCTTGGGTCTCAGTGATCTGGAATTGGCCAGGCAGTTGCAGCAAGAGGAATACCAGCAACAGCAGGCACAACCCATGCCACCCCGTGCTCCATCACCCCAG GAGAGAGGCGCCTCATCCACACGTCCGACTGGAGAACGTAGGCAGCGGCCAAAGCAGGAGTCAGACTGTGTCCTTCTATAG
- the MINDY1 gene encoding ubiquitin carboxyl-terminal hydrolase MINDY-1 isoform X1 has translation MEHPQPGQTSSDEIRTPVTATLENKEVLSGSELDSKDEDSQDTKGAAEGQESRDQISLLAQDEGNLESPPPEDGSPAPGTKASPKEVKIESSAQELPQSPSNHQNEPDFYCVKWITWKGERTPIITQSTNGPCPLLAIMNILFLQWKVKLAPQKEVITSDELMAHLGDCLLSIKPQEKSEALQLNFQQNVDDAMTVLPKLATGLDVNVRFTGVSDFEYTPECSVFDLLGIPLYHGWLVDPQSPEAVSAVGKLSYNQLVEKIITCKHSNDTNLVTEGLIAEQFLEVTAAQLTYHGLCELTAAAKEGELSVFFRNNHFSTMIKHKSHLYLLVTDQGFLQEEQVVWESLHNVDGDSCFCDSDFHLSQALGKEAGAVSGTHCQETQRQVDQDYMIALSLQQQQQQSTLGLSDLELARQLQQEEYQQQQAQPMPPRAPSPQERGASSTRPTGERRQRPKQESDCVLL, from the exons ATGGAGCATCCTCAACCTGGTCAGACATCCTCTGATGAGATCAGGACTCCAGTAACAGCTACCCTTGAAAATAAGGAAGTCCTATCAGGGTCAGAATTGGACTCCAAAGACGAAGATTCTCAAGATACTAAGGGTGCAGCTGAAGGGCAGGAATCCAGAGATCAAATCTCACTGCTTGCCCAGGATGAGGGTAACCTGGAATCACCACCTCCAGAAGATGGTTCACCAGCCCCAGGAACCAAGGCTTCACCAAAAGAAGTGAAGATAGAGTCTAGCGCACAGGAGCTTCCCCAATCTCCTTCAAACCATCAGAATGAACCTGACTTTTATTGTGTGAAGTGGATCACCTGGAAGGGGGAGCGGACACCCATTATCACTCAGAGCACCAATGGACCTTGTCCACTGCTTGCCATCATGAATATCCTTTTTCTTCAGTGGAAG GTGAAGCTGGCCCCTCAAAAGGAAGTGATTACTTCAGATGAACTAATGGCACACCTTG GAGACTGCCTACTATCTATCAAGCCACAAGAGAAGTCAGAAGCATTGCAGCTAAACTTTCAACAG aatgtgGATGATGCGATGACAGTACTACCCAAGCTGGCCACAGGTCTGGATGTCAACGTACGGTTTACAGGTGTCTCTGATTTTGAATATACACCTGAATGCAGTGTCTTTGACCTACTTGGAATACCCCTCTACCACGGTTGGTTGGTGGATCCACAg AGCCCTGAGGCCGTGAGTGCAGTTGGCAAACTGAGCTACAATCAGTTGGTAGAGAAGATCATCACCTGTAAACACTCAAATGATACCAATCTAGTGACAGAAG GCCTAATCGCAGAGCAATTTCTGGAAGTGACAGCAGCACAGTTGACATACCATGGACTTTGTGAGCTAACAGCCGCTGCCAAAGAAGGAGAACTCAGTGTCTTTTTTCGAAACAATCACTTTAGCACTATGATCAAGCATAAG AGTCATCTCTACCTTTTGGTCACTGATCAGGGCTTTCTGCAGGAGGAACAGGTGGTTTGGGAGAGCCTGCACAATGTGGATGGAGATAGCTGCTTCTGTGATTCTGACTTCCACCTAAGCCAGGCTCTGGGCAAGGAGGCTGGGGCAGTGAGTGGGACTCACTGTCAGGAGACGCAACGCCAAGTGGATCAG gacTATATGATTGCCCTATCTCtccaacaacaacagcaacaaagcaCCTTGGGTCTCAGTGATCTGGAATTGGCCAGGCAGTTGCAGCAAGAGGAATACCAGCAACAGCAGGCACAACCCATGCCACCCCGTGCTCCATCACCCCAG GAGAGAGGCGCCTCATCCACACGTCCGACTGGAGAACGTAGGCAGCGGCCAAAGCAGGAGTCAGACTGTGTCCTTCTATAG